Proteins from one Streptomyces cynarae genomic window:
- the dnaE gene encoding DNA polymerase III subunit alpha, with protein sequence MSRSFVHLHNHTEYSMLDGAQKLKPMFAEVAKQGMPAVAMSDHGNMFGAYEFQQVAKGFDGVKPIIGIEAYVAPSSRRNRKQEFWGPGGQRAMSDDGEGSKDVSGGGRFTHMTMWATGAQGLRNLFYLSTEASYTGQFPAGKPRMDMELISEHAEGIIATTGCPSGAIQTRLRLNQYDEAREAAAAYQDIFGCENYFLELMDHGLSIEREVRDGLLRLAKELNIPLLATNDAHYIHEGQADAHDNLLCIGVGKNKADEKRFRFQGSGYYLKTAQEMRSLFSELPEACDNTLLIAERVSSYDEVFDYVDEMPQFPDVPEGETQESWLRKEVLKGLAMRYGDPIPAEVLERFEIEMSVIGPMGFSSYFLVVADICKYARDNGVPVGPGRGSATGSIVAYATRITELCPLEHGLLFERFLNPERINPPDVDLDFDDRQRDKMVRYVTEKYGDEYTAMVNTFGKIKAKNAIKDSSRILGYPFSHGERITKALPPDIMGKSIPLDGIFDAEHPRYGEAGEIRQMYENEPDVKKVIDTAKGVEGLTRGTGVHAAAVILSKTKLTDRIPLHMRASDGVKITGFDYPSCEAMGLIKMDFLGLRNLGVIDHALQNIRENRGVKLVTVDPLNGDKDTIVIPLDDKRTFELLGRGDTFGVFQLDGGGMRALLKLMEPTRFEDIAAALALYRPGPMAANAHTNYALRQNGKQDPDPIHPELKEVLDPILGSTHHLLIFQEQIMAIARTLAGYTLGGADMLRRAMGKKKPEVLAAEWKNFHTGMTGNGYSEEATKAIWDVMLPFSGYAFNKSHTAGYGLVSYWTAYLKANYPAEYMAALLTSVGDDKDKAGVYLADARKLGVTVLAPDVNESLAEFAAVGDDVRFGLLSVRNVGENVIEAIITARKSKGKFTSFQDFLDKVDLPALNKRAIDSLIKAGAFDSLGHTRKGLAAVHEMAVDAVVPLKKAAAYGQDDLFAGMGGADGGAKDSGFALDMKIGEEEWPRKQLLSTEREMLGMYVSAHPLDGTENILAANRDTTIVDLLSSGHTEGIVRLSGLITGVQLKMTKQGNNWAIVNLADRDGTIEVLFFPATYQLVAGALVEDSVVSVQGRINDRDGTISIFGQELQVLDVTSAERTSAAPVALTLPYHRINQPAVKELRRIVGAHPGENPVHLSVRGVQKTIVYRLQATVNATTIASDIKGSFGPDAWQGIA encoded by the coding sequence GTGTCCCGGTCTTTTGTTCACCTGCACAACCACACCGAATACTCCATGCTCGACGGTGCTCAGAAGCTCAAGCCGATGTTCGCCGAGGTCGCGAAGCAGGGCATGCCGGCCGTAGCGATGAGTGACCACGGCAACATGTTCGGTGCGTATGAGTTCCAGCAGGTGGCCAAGGGCTTCGACGGCGTCAAGCCGATCATCGGGATCGAGGCGTATGTTGCCCCGTCGTCGCGGCGTAACCGCAAGCAAGAGTTTTGGGGGCCGGGCGGGCAGCGCGCCATGTCGGACGACGGTGAGGGCTCGAAGGACGTGTCCGGCGGTGGCCGCTTCACTCACATGACGATGTGGGCGACGGGTGCGCAGGGCCTGCGGAACCTCTTCTATCTCTCGACGGAAGCCAGCTATACGGGCCAGTTCCCGGCGGGCAAGCCCCGTATGGACATGGAGCTGATCAGCGAGCATGCCGAGGGGATCATCGCGACGACCGGTTGCCCGTCCGGCGCGATCCAGACCCGGCTGCGGCTGAACCAGTATGACGAGGCGCGCGAGGCCGCCGCTGCCTACCAGGACATCTTTGGCTGTGAGAACTACTTCTTGGAGCTGATGGATCACGGGCTGTCCATCGAGCGGGAAGTTCGGGATGGTCTGTTGCGTCTGGCCAAGGAGCTGAACATTCCGCTGCTGGCCACGAACGACGCGCACTACATCCACGAGGGCCAGGCTGACGCGCACGACAATCTGCTGTGCATCGGTGTCGGCAAGAACAAGGCCGATGAGAAGCGGTTCCGGTTCCAGGGCAGCGGCTACTACCTGAAGACTGCGCAGGAGATGCGGTCTTTGTTCTCCGAGCTGCCGGAGGCGTGCGACAACACGCTGCTGATCGCCGAGCGGGTCAGCTCGTACGATGAGGTTTTCGATTACGTCGATGAGATGCCGCAGTTCCCTGATGTTCCGGAGGGGGAGACGCAGGAGTCGTGGCTGCGCAAGGAGGTCCTGAAGGGGCTCGCTATGCGCTACGGCGACCCGATCCCCGCTGAAGTGCTGGAGCGTTTCGAGATCGAGATGTCGGTCATCGGCCCCATGGGGTTCTCCTCCTACTTCCTCGTCGTGGCCGACATCTGCAAGTACGCGCGCGACAACGGGGTCCCGGTCGGACCGGGTCGTGGTTCGGCCACTGGCTCGATCGTCGCGTACGCCACTCGGATCACCGAGCTGTGTCCCTTGGAGCACGGCCTGCTGTTCGAGCGGTTCCTCAACCCCGAACGCATCAACCCGCCAGATGTCGACCTCGACTTCGACGACCGCCAGCGCGACAAGATGGTGCGTTACGTCACCGAGAAGTACGGCGACGAGTACACCGCCATGGTGAACACGTTCGGCAAGATCAAGGCCAAGAACGCGATCAAGGATTCCTCCCGGATCCTCGGCTACCCCTTCTCTCACGGTGAGCGCATCACGAAGGCACTGCCGCCGGACATCATGGGCAAGTCGATCCCGCTCGACGGCATCTTCGACGCGGAGCACCCGCGCTACGGGGAGGCCGGCGAGATCCGGCAGATGTACGAGAACGAGCCGGACGTGAAGAAGGTCATCGACACCGCCAAAGGTGTCGAGGGCCTGACTCGAGGCACCGGCGTCCACGCGGCCGCAGTGATCCTGTCCAAGACCAAGCTGACCGACCGCATCCCGCTGCACATGCGGGCCTCCGACGGCGTGAAGATCACCGGCTTCGACTATCCGTCATGCGAAGCCATGGGTCTGATCAAGATGGACTTCCTGGGGCTGCGGAACCTGGGCGTCATCGACCACGCCCTCCAAAACATCCGGGAGAACCGTGGCGTCAAGCTCGTCACCGTCGACCCGCTGAACGGCGACAAGGACACCATCGTCATCCCCCTGGATGACAAGAGGACCTTCGAACTGCTGGGCCGAGGCGACACCTTCGGCGTGTTCCAGCTCGACGGCGGCGGCATGCGCGCCCTCCTCAAGCTGATGGAGCCGACCCGATTCGAGGACATCGCGGCAGCCCTGGCGCTGTACCGGCCCGGCCCGATGGCCGCCAACGCCCACACCAACTACGCACTGCGGCAGAACGGCAAGCAGGACCCCGACCCCATCCACCCGGAACTGAAGGAAGTCCTCGACCCGATCCTGGGCAGCACCCACCACCTGCTCATCTTCCAAGAGCAGATCATGGCCATCGCCCGGACCCTCGCCGGGTACACCCTCGGCGGCGCCGACATGCTGCGCCGCGCGATGGGCAAGAAGAAGCCCGAGGTCCTGGCCGCCGAGTGGAAGAACTTCCACACCGGTATGACCGGCAACGGCTACTCGGAAGAAGCCACCAAGGCGATCTGGGACGTCATGCTCCCGTTCTCCGGCTACGCCTTCAACAAGTCCCACACCGCCGGATACGGGCTCGTCTCCTACTGGACCGCGTACCTGAAGGCAAACTACCCGGCCGAGTACATGGCCGCCCTGCTCACTTCCGTCGGCGATGACAAGGACAAGGCCGGCGTCTACCTGGCCGACGCCCGCAAGCTCGGCGTCACCGTCCTTGCGCCCGACGTCAACGAATCCCTGGCCGAGTTCGCGGCCGTCGGTGACGACGTCCGCTTCGGCCTGCTCTCGGTGCGCAATGTCGGCGAGAACGTGATCGAGGCGATCATCACCGCACGCAAGTCCAAGGGGAAGTTCACCTCGTTCCAGGACTTCCTCGACAAGGTCGACCTGCCCGCGCTGAACAAGCGGGCCATCGACTCACTCATCAAGGCCGGCGCGTTCGACTCCCTCGGACACACTCGCAAGGGCCTGGCAGCCGTGCATGAGATGGCAGTCGACGCGGTCGTCCCGCTGAAGAAGGCCGCCGCGTACGGGCAGGACGATCTGTTCGCCGGCATGGGCGGCGCCGACGGCGGCGCCAAGGACTCCGGGTTCGCTCTCGACATGAAGATCGGTGAGGAGGAGTGGCCGCGCAAGCAGCTCCTGTCCACCGAGCGCGAGATGCTTGGCATGTACGTCTCCGCCCACCCACTGGACGGCACCGAGAACATCCTCGCCGCCAACCGCGACACCACGATCGTCGACCTACTGTCCTCCGGCCACACCGAGGGCATCGTGCGCCTGTCGGGCCTGATCACCGGCGTACAGCTAAAGATGACCAAGCAGGGCAACAACTGGGCGATCGTCAACCTTGCCGACCGAGACGGCACAATCGAAGTCCTCTTCTTCCCCGCCACGTACCAGCTCGTCGCAGGCGCCCTGGTCGAAGACAGCGTGGTGTCCGTCCAGGGCCGCATCAACGACCGAGACGGCACGATCAGCATCTTCGGACAGGAACTGCAGGTACTCGACGTCACCTCAGCAGAACGCACCAGCGCGGCACCCGTCGCGCTCACGCTGCCCTACCACCGCATCAATCAGCCCGCAGTCAAGGAACTCCGGCGCATCGTGGGGGCTCACCCCGGCGAGAACCCGGTCCACCTCTCGGTTCGCGGAGTACAGAAGACGATCGTCTACCGCTTGCAGGCCACCGTGAACGCCACGACGATCGCCTCCGACATCAAAGGATCATTCGGACCCGACGCATGGCAAGGCATTGCGTGA
- a CDS encoding type I-E CRISPR-associated protein Cas6/Cse3/CasE, with translation MSSPTRFVATQSVLTLDIRHPDVIRAMNDVHDMHRLVMSGHRGWVPEGEESARAQMGLLSAWTVNLRTQTLTLITQARVTPDWTPVPRAALLEAPHLMSIDQTIRAGDTYTFRAFINPVRAVMPTTGPKTGQRGRRMASMSPHHAAEWFTQRLQPEGEPPTGPSSIKRIGADADPARLTTTMLPPLVSTVKKGLKVVRAEVRGQLTVTDPATFARTLTEGLGKARSYGVGLVLVRK, from the coding sequence GTGAGTAGCCCCACGCGCTTCGTCGCCACCCAAAGTGTCCTCACCCTCGACATCCGCCACCCCGACGTCATCCGCGCCATGAACGACGTCCACGACATGCACCGCCTCGTCATGAGTGGCCACCGGGGCTGGGTGCCCGAGGGCGAAGAGAGCGCACGCGCGCAGATGGGCCTGCTGTCCGCCTGGACTGTCAACCTGCGCACCCAGACCCTGACCCTCATCACCCAGGCCCGCGTCACCCCCGACTGGACACCTGTGCCCCGCGCCGCACTCCTGGAAGCCCCCCACCTGATGAGCATCGACCAGACCATCAGGGCCGGCGACACCTACACCTTCCGCGCGTTCATCAACCCCGTCCGAGCCGTCATGCCCACCACCGGCCCCAAGACAGGACAACGCGGACGGCGAATGGCCAGTATGTCCCCGCACCACGCGGCCGAGTGGTTCACGCAGCGGCTCCAGCCTGAAGGCGAGCCCCCCACCGGGCCGTCCAGCATCAAGCGGATCGGTGCCGACGCCGATCCGGCCCGCCTCACCACCACGATGCTGCCGCCCCTCGTCTCCACGGTGAAGAAGGGCTTGAAGGTCGTGCGAGCCGAAGTGCGGGGACAGCTCACCGTCACCGACCCTGCCACCTTCGCCCGCACCCTCACCGAGGGACTCGGCAAAGCCCGCTCTTATGGAGTTGGCCTTGTCCTCGTGCGCAAGTAA
- a CDS encoding type I-E CRISPR-associated protein Cse1/CasA: MVPYWDPRTQACLPALTTAGLPSRLSLIEAFEKADDHQGVAGRHPGETLAMLELLKAVSYAADAYPETSSEWRGWVTSRRPFTDVADWLRQQPDEQWNLFDPERPLYQNALLAPFMNAHGVGTSQIVMHHVGDYVQFFDRHHLHHGEPLTAADAFMAVITQHVCGNGGRGMIPGNLLGAALNNQAMCRAGQRVHVTALGKTLGDTLRLNLHPHDGDPGSYNYTWTDRPRRSFTAKPTAHVPDGPADLHSILGRSILVRPARLPDGSWGVDRVLMGAGDIVDLTHASALQDAVIEKGAPLKASAARALWREAHSLYAATARREKGMDLYGRLAMLPEGHRVTLWTVGLLARPGKLIAWVNDAFPYIPGRDSALRQASEEGCAIAEYVATALDDAAYAAWRIAYPNSKPADKQQQLSRFKAVGEHFAATEPLFHELLDETAEGTPVPEALTSYATEVRANAERFLTDRLRSLPPSSQGHKASTEAREKLEDILDNPRKAPTYLRKEQPA; the protein is encoded by the coding sequence GTGGTTCCGTACTGGGATCCCCGCACCCAAGCCTGCCTCCCGGCACTGACAACGGCCGGCCTTCCAAGCCGCCTCAGCCTCATCGAGGCGTTCGAGAAGGCCGACGACCACCAGGGCGTGGCCGGACGCCATCCCGGCGAGACCCTCGCCATGCTGGAACTGCTCAAGGCCGTCTCGTACGCGGCCGACGCCTACCCGGAGACCAGCAGCGAATGGCGGGGCTGGGTCACCAGCCGCCGGCCGTTCACCGACGTCGCCGACTGGCTCAGGCAGCAGCCCGACGAACAATGGAACCTTTTCGACCCGGAACGGCCGCTGTACCAGAATGCGCTGCTGGCTCCGTTCATGAACGCACACGGCGTCGGCACCTCGCAGATCGTCATGCACCACGTCGGCGACTACGTGCAGTTCTTCGACCGGCACCACCTCCACCACGGCGAGCCCCTCACGGCGGCCGACGCGTTCATGGCCGTCATCACCCAGCACGTGTGCGGCAACGGCGGCCGGGGCATGATCCCCGGCAACCTCCTCGGCGCCGCCCTCAACAACCAGGCCATGTGCCGGGCCGGCCAACGCGTCCACGTCACCGCGCTCGGCAAGACCCTCGGTGACACGCTCCGCTTGAACCTGCACCCCCATGACGGCGACCCCGGCAGCTACAACTACACCTGGACCGACCGTCCACGCCGCTCTTTCACCGCCAAGCCCACCGCCCACGTCCCCGACGGCCCGGCCGACCTGCACAGCATTCTGGGCCGGTCCATCCTCGTCCGGCCTGCGCGACTGCCCGACGGTAGCTGGGGAGTCGACCGTGTCCTCATGGGCGCCGGCGACATCGTGGACCTCACCCACGCCAGCGCCCTCCAGGACGCCGTGATCGAAAAGGGCGCCCCCCTCAAAGCGTCCGCCGCACGAGCCCTATGGCGGGAAGCCCACTCCCTGTACGCGGCCACCGCACGCCGGGAAAAGGGCATGGACCTCTACGGGCGCCTCGCCATGCTCCCCGAAGGTCATCGCGTCACCCTATGGACCGTCGGCCTCCTCGCCAGACCCGGCAAGCTCATCGCCTGGGTCAACGACGCCTTCCCGTACATCCCCGGCCGCGACTCCGCTCTGCGACAGGCATCCGAGGAAGGTTGCGCCATCGCCGAATACGTCGCCACAGCGCTGGACGACGCCGCCTACGCCGCCTGGCGGATCGCCTACCCGAACTCCAAACCGGCCGACAAGCAGCAGCAGCTGTCCCGCTTCAAAGCCGTCGGCGAACACTTCGCCGCGACAGAGCCCCTCTTCCACGAACTTTTGGACGAGACCGCCGAAGGCACCCCCGTACCCGAGGCCCTCACCAGTTACGCCACAGAGGTCCGCGCGAACGCCGAACGCTTCCTCACCGACCGGCTCCGCTCCCTGCCTCCGAGCAGCCAGGGCCACAAAGCCTCCACCGAGGCCCGCGAAAAACTCGAAGACATTCTCGACAACCCCCGCAAGGCGCCCACATACCTGCGGAAGGAGCAGCCCGCATGA
- the casB gene encoding type I-E CRISPR-associated protein Cse2/CasB produces MTLPLFEIPDPSPPPDAEQTTPAAAEPTTAPVQYVAWLGGLVHTHQYGKLADLRRPATAESPTHFEARAYAPTEEHRALYRQVGFLFARYHAGRTKPHYGSGSMGTAIRAIGYDGARGPSNSGAERLMMRILPARQIPWRHLQHAIERIRAGETTPPSWAQLITDLAQWTDRGRPTSQAWGDDFYTRRRTTTARTNGAAK; encoded by the coding sequence ATGACCCTGCCTCTCTTCGAGATCCCCGACCCAAGCCCCCCACCCGACGCCGAGCAGACCACCCCGGCCGCCGCCGAACCGACGACCGCACCCGTCCAGTACGTCGCCTGGCTAGGCGGCCTCGTGCACACCCACCAGTACGGCAAGCTGGCCGACCTGCGCCGCCCGGCGACCGCCGAGAGCCCCACCCACTTCGAAGCCCGCGCGTACGCCCCCACGGAAGAACATCGGGCCCTCTACCGTCAGGTCGGCTTCCTCTTCGCTCGCTACCACGCAGGCAGAACCAAACCCCACTACGGCAGCGGCAGCATGGGCACCGCAATCCGCGCCATCGGCTACGACGGAGCCCGAGGCCCCTCCAACTCGGGCGCTGAACGCCTCATGATGCGCATCCTCCCGGCCCGCCAGATCCCCTGGCGCCACCTCCAGCACGCCATCGAACGCATCCGCGCCGGCGAGACCACGCCGCCTTCATGGGCCCAGCTCATCACCGACCTCGCCCAGTGGACCGACCGCGGACGCCCCACCTCTCAAGCATGGGGCGACGACTTCTACACCCGCCGCCGCACCACCACCGCCCGCACGAACGGAGCCGCCAAGTGA
- a CDS encoding PIN domain-containing protein, with the protein MNLTAVLDHTALAALFRADPFLTGLYIEASRGTGRVIIPSLSMLAAERQVAGAGKHAASLRFAENVPFTAAHAVDAMEWTNVDWPVAHAAAIAWQAVKAGESLTVLSLEPELYAGTGITPLNPA; encoded by the coding sequence ATGAACCTGACGGCCGTCCTGGACCACACTGCTCTGGCCGCCCTGTTCCGTGCGGATCCCTTCCTCACTGGCCTCTATATCGAGGCCTCGCGTGGTACGGGCCGGGTCATCATCCCGTCGCTGTCCATGCTGGCCGCCGAACGGCAGGTCGCCGGTGCGGGCAAGCACGCGGCGTCCCTGCGGTTCGCGGAGAACGTGCCGTTCACCGCGGCGCACGCGGTGGATGCGATGGAGTGGACAAACGTCGACTGGCCGGTGGCGCATGCGGCGGCGATCGCCTGGCAGGCGGTGAAGGCGGGGGAATCACTCACTGTCCTGTCGCTGGAACCCGAGCTGTACGCGGGCACCGGCATCACTCCCTTGAACCCGGCATGA
- a CDS encoding type I-E CRISPR-associated protein Cas7/Cse4/CasC, translated as MTSRKPQYLSLHALETFAAALPVRDENGQPKAFVYGGAERTAISAQARRRAERTHSRRRANQGEGPLASYSSGRRTREWALFTRDALVKNHDWDPDQAIYAAKAALEGLGLKFGEKESTALLTKVLFYAPEDSGDRIADHLNTHADAFNTWLTEYTAAKTEAAAREEAKKNAKKNARKKTTTTADPDAPAEPAAKDSKEEEVKIPPLPKDLRTGILTAFAPRDAIDITIFGRFLAEVAELRTVDGAAQHSWAFTIAPAEHIDDFYAAADDAKLERRQNALDFLDAADNAGAGMTGYQSLISGTFYRHAALDRHKLRVNLQASGMTAEEAETAAQAAEAEFIQAFVDAVPRAKANSTASTGTLPNLVLAHEGARPYFYAGAFQRHIDETSDGPAALAGAKRLLDHHRLITTKRTDATPGRLLTYDLDIQELIDQLTADGTLPAAEATTLEQLTA; from the coding sequence GTGACCTCCCGCAAGCCCCAGTACCTGTCCCTGCACGCCCTGGAGACCTTCGCCGCCGCCCTCCCCGTCCGCGACGAGAACGGCCAGCCGAAAGCGTTCGTCTACGGCGGCGCCGAACGCACCGCCATCTCCGCCCAGGCCCGCCGACGCGCCGAACGCACCCACTCCCGCCGCCGCGCCAACCAGGGCGAAGGCCCCCTCGCCTCCTACAGCAGCGGCAGGCGCACCCGCGAATGGGCCCTGTTCACCCGAGACGCCCTGGTGAAGAACCACGACTGGGACCCCGACCAGGCCATCTACGCCGCCAAGGCCGCACTCGAAGGACTCGGCCTGAAGTTCGGCGAGAAGGAATCCACCGCCCTCCTGACCAAGGTGCTCTTCTACGCACCCGAGGACTCCGGCGACCGGATCGCCGACCATCTCAACACCCACGCCGACGCCTTCAACACGTGGCTGACCGAGTACACAGCCGCCAAGACAGAAGCCGCCGCGAGGGAAGAGGCCAAGAAGAACGCGAAGAAGAACGCCCGGAAGAAGACCACCACCACCGCCGATCCCGACGCCCCGGCCGAGCCCGCCGCCAAAGACAGCAAGGAAGAGGAGGTCAAGATCCCGCCACTGCCCAAGGACCTCCGCACCGGCATCCTCACCGCATTCGCCCCCCGCGACGCCATCGACATCACCATCTTCGGCCGGTTCCTCGCCGAGGTCGCAGAACTCCGCACCGTGGATGGCGCCGCCCAGCACTCCTGGGCGTTCACCATCGCCCCCGCCGAGCACATCGACGATTTCTACGCCGCCGCCGACGACGCCAAGCTCGAACGCCGGCAGAACGCACTCGACTTCCTCGATGCGGCCGACAACGCCGGCGCGGGCATGACCGGCTATCAGTCACTCATCTCCGGCACCTTCTACCGCCACGCCGCCCTCGACCGGCACAAGCTCCGCGTCAACCTTCAGGCCTCCGGCATGACCGCGGAGGAAGCCGAAACCGCCGCCCAGGCCGCCGAAGCCGAATTCATCCAGGCATTCGTGGACGCCGTCCCCCGCGCCAAGGCCAACAGCACCGCATCCACCGGCACCCTGCCCAACCTCGTCCTGGCCCACGAGGGCGCCCGCCCCTACTTCTACGCCGGCGCCTTCCAGCGCCACATCGATGAGACCTCCGACGGGCCCGCCGCCCTCGCCGGCGCCAAGAGGCTCCTCGACCACCACCGCCTCATCACCACCAAGCGAACCGACGCCACCCCCGGCCGTCTCCTCACCTACGACCTCGACATCCAGGAACTCATCGACCAGCTCACCGCCGACGGCACCCTCCCCGCAGCCGAAGCCACAACCCTGGAGCAACTGACCGCATGA
- the cas5e gene encoding type I-E CRISPR-associated protein Cas5/CasD → MNTTTPRAGREAATLLIRLAAPLQAWGTSGAFERRATHMRPTKSAVIGLIAAALGYDREDPLGPLAELRYGVRADRPGTPYRDFHVVGGGPYPLRPRDLITDHRRAAKATSLEDATGPHFGHHLIDGWYGAPKYIEPDPDTGHLLTAAKAVLRNPAVSERWYLADAAFVAAVEHRDTTLLNTISHHLEHPRRLLWLGRKSCPPTGDLSGGVHPGTLEHVLTHAPLLPEATTERPWAWIDAPPGTPRAVPTDDQPVTFHPDHRTHATRWETRTRITPTPTIEWTPSP, encoded by the coding sequence ATGAACACCACCACTCCCCGCGCAGGCAGGGAAGCCGCCACGCTTCTCATCCGCCTCGCGGCCCCGCTCCAAGCCTGGGGCACCTCCGGCGCATTCGAGCGCCGCGCCACCCACATGCGGCCCACCAAATCCGCGGTCATCGGCCTCATCGCCGCCGCCCTCGGCTACGACCGCGAAGACCCCCTCGGCCCACTCGCCGAACTCCGCTACGGCGTCCGCGCCGACCGCCCCGGCACCCCCTACCGCGACTTCCACGTAGTGGGCGGAGGCCCGTACCCCTTGCGCCCCCGCGACCTCATCACCGACCATCGCCGCGCCGCCAAAGCCACCTCCCTGGAAGACGCCACCGGCCCACACTTCGGCCACCACCTCATCGACGGCTGGTACGGAGCCCCCAAGTACATCGAGCCCGACCCCGATACCGGCCACCTCCTCACCGCAGCCAAAGCAGTCCTGCGCAACCCCGCCGTCAGCGAACGCTGGTACCTCGCCGACGCCGCGTTCGTCGCCGCCGTCGAACACCGCGACACCACCCTCCTCAACACCATCTCCCATCACCTCGAGCACCCCCGCCGGCTCCTCTGGCTCGGCCGCAAGTCCTGCCCGCCCACCGGCGACCTCTCCGGCGGCGTCCACCCCGGCACCCTCGAACATGTCCTCACCCACGCCCCCCTCCTCCCTGAAGCCACCACCGAGCGCCCCTGGGCCTGGATCGACGCACCCCCCGGCACACCCCGCGCCGTGCCCACCGACGATCAGCCCGTCACCTTCCACCCCGACCACCGCACCCATGCCACCCGCTGGGAAACCCGCACCCGCATCACCCCGACCCCGACCATCGAATGGACGCCCAGCCCGTGA
- a CDS encoding DUF6300 family protein, translating into MARHCVNAPNASNEEIHLRVDIPPPCTRCDGPTLLLVRFPHSWTNGNGQRIEGLRESTLCSVCDRGKRETEALSQLLTVYDKLDATDFESFAGLAAAWVESLRQEYVDLDLLANEHGQWQRGNLWPFEERVGCCLRPRLSVP; encoded by the coding sequence ATGGCAAGGCATTGCGTGAACGCTCCAAACGCCAGCAACGAGGAGATCCACCTACGGGTCGACATCCCTCCGCCTTGCACACGATGCGACGGACCAACCCTCCTCCTAGTCCGATTCCCACACTCATGGACAAACGGCAATGGCCAAAGAATCGAAGGCCTGCGCGAGAGCACACTGTGCTCGGTCTGCGACCGGGGGAAGAGGGAGACCGAAGCCCTGTCACAGCTCCTTACGGTCTACGACAAGCTCGACGCGACCGACTTCGAATCCTTCGCAGGTTTGGCAGCAGCGTGGGTCGAGTCCTTACGCCAGGAATATGTCGATCTCGACCTTCTCGCCAACGAGCATGGACAGTGGCAACGCGGCAACCTCTGGCCATTCGAAGAGCGTGTCGGCTGCTGCCTCCGGCCCAGGCTCTCGGTGCCGTGA
- a CDS encoding DinB family protein — MTRSERLADQLDWYWRKNLRPRLEGLTDEEYFWEPVRGCWSIRPRGTSAAPMSAGSGDWTMDSASPAPVPAPVTTIAWRLAHIIVSCLGYRVGRYFGGQDVDSETFAYAGTADEALKQLDEMYGRWNAGVRELSDADLENPPTVGPERFPMENRILHVNRELIHHGAEISLLRDLYRWQDGAVPRRI, encoded by the coding sequence ATGACAAGAAGCGAGCGACTCGCGGATCAGCTGGACTGGTACTGGCGCAAGAACCTGCGGCCACGGCTGGAGGGTCTTACCGACGAGGAGTACTTCTGGGAGCCGGTACGCGGCTGCTGGAGCATCCGCCCACGTGGCACGTCGGCCGCACCGATGTCGGCAGGTTCTGGGGATTGGACGATGGACTCCGCGTCCCCTGCCCCGGTGCCGGCGCCGGTGACCACGATTGCCTGGCGGCTGGCGCACATCATCGTCTCGTGCCTGGGCTATCGGGTCGGAAGGTACTTCGGCGGCCAGGACGTCGACTCCGAGACATTCGCCTACGCGGGGACCGCTGACGAGGCGCTAAAACAGCTCGATGAGATGTATGGGAGATGGAACGCGGGGGTCCGCGAGCTCTCGGACGCTGATCTGGAGAATCCGCCCACGGTGGGTCCCGAGCGGTTTCCCATGGAGAACAGGATCCTGCACGTCAACAGGGAGCTGATCCATCACGGCGCCGAGATTTCCCTGCTGCGCGACCTCTACCGCTGGCAGGACGGAGCCGTACCGCGCCGAATATGA